Proteins from a genomic interval of Harpia harpyja isolate bHarHar1 chromosome 9, bHarHar1 primary haplotype, whole genome shotgun sequence:
- the ADAR gene encoding double-stranded RNA-specific adenosine deaminase isoform X1, with translation MRPSRHLFRTGECRVNCSSPSSGTQAARFTRVFQQCAMNRGAGRGRGSHLTWSRRNCPSTNQGFFNRPRTPRETNQETFLHQQFLTERDAEVCLLQGQGSRDESHIRGVQPAALAPAERWQPSCSRGGWHRFSSKRPWVETSPRYCPPQYRHQETSERDSDAIRLNFQRLSLAGQDCEQEILNIFRKLGEGKTCTVHDLAHKLKTQKKEVNRILYKLFREGKLHKGEETPPLWRIAGPSTGRERSPADHSGGCTGPACESRGGERSAVGSGNADPVMAETKDKICNYLFSVAETTALNLAKNIGFSRAKDVNAFLSALEKLGDVHKQNTSPPRWSLTDRKRERMQMRLKASVVMQTADPTPESGFPPSSVPSCPQEMTVASPAATTSEEESIENGQQPLGQTDQSDASDTEAAPPEDTKPGFSSLSNYDNSENGKWATDDIPDNLNTIKKQPNESESIMNSQSSPSYAAQFETAFPCTPVEKLMACQEKNPVSGLTEYSQYTYQHCEFAMLEQSGPSHEPRFKFQAVINGRRFPPAEAGSKKLAKQEAAANAMKVLMSEAENGRHGGIKCEEAFPSDNSEPELPLHPEPEPSSAPAHLSLLPGKHPISILMEYGQKSGNTIEFQLVSQEGPPHDPRFSYCVKMGDQIFPAVVGNSKKGAKQMAAEVAVKILSGESVPHVLPEQPVVKPHGDQSMHSCGPWIATPDESKVAKAKGVGELIKYLNVNPVSGLLEYARSNGFAAEFKLIDQSGPPHDPKFVYQAKVGGRWFPAVTAHNKKQGKQEAADAALRVLIGETEKIERLEGMNITELPVSGSTLHDQMAMLSHQRFNTLTARIQHSLLGRKILAAVIMRKGNKGLGAVVSIGTGNRCVKGEELSLKGETVNDCHAEIISRRGFVRFLYSELMKYDPSNPSSAEESIFEPAGGKRLKIKSSVTFHLYVSTAPCGDGALFDKSCSDQASVVGPAQHQPLFENPKQGKLRTKVENGEGTIPVESSDIVPTWDGIQHGERLRTMSCSDKILRWNILGLQGALLSHFIEPVYLSSVTLGYLYSQGHLTRAICCRVARDGNVLQEKLQAPYHINHPEVGRVSVYDSARQTGKTKESSVNWCLADESEVEVLDGTKGKVDGPKLEVSRVSKRKMFALFQQLCAKNNCKDLQNLSVYSDAKEAATAYQEAKQCFFSTLEEMGYGSWIRKPQEEDNFSLPDA, from the exons ATGAGACCGAG CAGGCACCTGTTCAGGACGGGAGAGTGCAGAGTGAATTGCAGCTCCCCTTCTTCTGGCACGCAAGCAGCCCGATTCACACGTGTGTTCCAGCAGTGCGCTATGAACAGAGGCGCTGGTCGAGGCAGAGGCTCACATCTTACCTGGTCAAGACGTAACTGCCCCAGCACTAATCAAGGTTTTTTTAACCGCCCTCGTACCCCACGAGAAACTAATCAGGAAACCTTTTTACACCAGCAGTTCCTAACAGAGCGGGATGCTGAAGTCTGTTTGCTTCAGGGACAGGGATCGCGCGACGAATCACACATTAGAGGCGTGCAACCTGCGGCACTAGCTCCTGCAGAGAGATGGCAACCCAGCTGCAGTAGAGGAGGGTGGCATAGGTTCTCCAGCAAGCGTCCGTGGGTAGAGACTTCACCACGTTATTGCCCTCCTCAGTACCGTCATCAGGAGACCTCGGAGAGAGATTCTGACGCCATCAGGCTGAATTTCCAGAGACTGTCTCTTGCTGGACAAGACTGTGAACAagaaattctgaatattttcaggAAGCTTGGGGAGGGGAAGACTTGTACAGTTCATGATCTCGCACATAAACTTAAAACTCAAAAGAAAGAGGTCAACCGCATTTTGTATAAACTCTTCAGAGAAGGCAAGTTGCACAAAGGTGAAGAGACGCCACCACTGTGGAGGATTGCTGGCCCAAgcacagggagagaaagaagccCCGCTGACCACAGTGGTGGTTGCACAGGTCCAGCTTgtgagagcagaggaggagagaggagtgcCGTTGGCTCAGGAAACGCTGACCCCGTGATGGCTGAGACAAAGGACAAAATCTGCAACTACTTGTTCAGCGTGGCAGAAACAACAGCTCTCAACCTTGCCAAAAACATTGGGTTTTCAAGGGCCAAGGATGTTAATGCCTTTCTTAGCGCTTTGGAAAAGCTGGGAGATGTCCACAAGCAGAACACAAGCCCCCCACGGTGGTCCCTGACAGACAGGAAACGTGAGCGGATGCAGATGAGGCTGAAGGCCAGCGTGGTAATGCAGACGGCAGATCCCACACCTGAATCAGGTTTTCCACCTTCCTCTGTTCCTTCTTGTCCCCAGGAGATGACTGTAGCTTCACCAGCAGCGACAACATCGGAAGAAGAAAGTATAGAAAACGGACAGCAGCCTTTGGGGCAAACTGATCAGAGCGATGCCAGTGACACGGAAGCAGCCCCACCTGAGGACACTAAGCCTGGATTCTCCAGTTTGAGTAACTATGATAACTCTGAAAATGGCAAGTGGGCCACAGATGATATCCCAGATAATCTGAACACTATCAAAAAGCAGCCCAATGAGTCAGAATCCATCATGAATTCCCAGTCTTCCCCCAGTTACGCTGCCCAGTTTGAAACTGCTTTCCCATGTACGCCTGTGGAGAAACTGATGGCTTGTCAGGAGAAGAACCCAGTGAGTGGCCTTACCGAATATTCCCAGTACACATACCAGCACTGTGAGTttgccatgctggagcagagtgGACCCTCTCACGAGCCACG ATTTAAGTTCCAGGCAGTGATTAATGGGCGCCGATTCccaccagcagaagcagggagcaaAAAACTCGCTAAACAGGAGGCAGCAGCTAATGCTATGAAGGTCCTCATGAGTGAAGCAGAGAATGGGAGACACGGTGGAATTAAATGTGAAGAGGCATTTCCCTCTGACAACTCTGAACCGGAACTG CCTTTGCATCCAGAGCCAGAGCCATCATCTGCACCAGCTCATCTCAGCTTGCTTCCTGGGAAGCACCCTATCAGCATATTAATGGAGTACGGACAAAAATCAGGGAACACGATTGAATTCCAGCTGGTCTCTCAGGAGGGCCCACCTCATGATCCTAG GTTCAGCTACTGTGTGAAAATGGGTGACCAAATTTTCCCTGCTGTGGTAGGAAACAGCAAGAAGGGAGCGAAGCAAATGGCAGCAGAAGTTGCTGTGAAGATTCTTTCTGGAGAGTCTGTACCCCATGTCTTGCCTGAACAG CCTGTTGTGAAGCCCCATGGTGACCAGTCCATGCACAGCTGTGGACCATGGATCGCCACTCCAGATGAATCCAAGGTGGCAAAAGCAAAGGGTGTTGGGGAGCTCATCAAATACCTTAATGTCAATCCTGTCAGTGGCCTGCTGGAATACGCCCGCTCCAATGGGTTTGCTGCAGAGTTCAAACTCATTGACCAGTCAGGACCTCCCCATGACCCCAA GTTTGTCTATCAGGCAAAGGTTGGAGGCCGTTGGTTCCCAGCTGTAACTGCACACAATAAAAAGCAGGGCAAGCAGGAGGCAGCTGATGCAGCGCTCAGAGTCCTGATTGGGGAAACAGAGAAGATTGAGCGCCTGGAAGGGATGAACATCACTGAG ctccctgtgAGTGGTAGTACCCTACATGATCAGATGGCTATGCTGAGCCACCAGCGCTTCAACACCCTCACTGCTCGCATCCAGCACAGTCTGCTTGGGCGGAAGATCCTGGCTGCCGTCATCATGCGGAAAGGAAATAAGGGCCTGGGAGCAGTGGTCAGCATCGGAACGG gtAATCGTTGCGTGAAAGGGGAGGAGCTGAGCTTGAAAGGGGAGACAGTGAATGACTGTCATGCAGAAATCATTTCTCGAAGAGGCTTTGTGAG GTTTCTCTATAGTGAGCTGATGAAGTATGACCCATCTAATCCTTCCTCTGCAGAAGAGAGCATTTTTGAGCCAGCAGGAGGGAAGAGACTCAAAATAAAGAGCAGTGTTACCTTTCACCTCTACGTCAG CACAGCACCTTGTGGAGACGGGGCACTCTTTGATAAATCCTGCAGCGATCAGGCAAGCGTGGTGGGGCCAGCCCAGCATCAGCCTCTCTTTGAGAACCCCAAACAAGGCAAGCTACGGACCAAGGTGGAGAACG GGGAAGGTACCATTCCTGTGGAGTCGAGTGACATTGTGCCCACGTGGGATGGGATCCAGCATGGGGAGCGGTTACGAACCATGTCCTGCAGTGACAAAATCTTACGCTGGAATATACTTGGCTTGCAAGGAGCACTGCTGTCACACTTCATAGAACCGGTTTATCTCAGCTCTGTTACACTTG GTTACTTGTACAGTCAGGGTCATTTAACACGTGCAATCTGCTGCCGCGTGGCAAGAGATGGGAACGTGCTGCAGGAAAAGCTCCAGGCTCCGTATCATATTAACCATCCTGAG GTTGGGCGAGTCAGCGTATACGACTCTGCAAGGCAGACGGGCAAGACGAAGGAGTCTTCGGTGAATTGGTGTCTTGCTGATGAAAGCGAAGTTGAAGTGTTGGATGGCACAAAAGGGAAAGTAGATGG GCCGAAGCTAGAGGTGTCTCGTGTGTCCAAGAGGAAAATGTTTGCCCTGTTCCAGCAGTTATGTGCCAAGAACAACTGCAAAGACCTGCAGAACCTCTCGGTGTATTCAGATGCTAAGGAGGCAGCCACGGCGTACCAAGAAGCCAAGCAGTGCTTCTTCAGCACACTGGAAGAGATGGGCTACGGCAGCTGGATCCGCAAACCCCAAGAGGAAGATAATTTCTCTCTCCCTGATGCATAA